The window GTTTATCCCCAAGAAAGCGAAAAAATTCTAAGTTATCAACAGAATATCCTGGAAACATTTAAAAACATAGGATTTAAGAAGATATTAATTGACCTTGAAGGTTATAAACCCCCGCTTAAGCCTGGTTATTCCAGGTCGTAAGACCAGATGGGAAGGATGTCTTTTTTGTGTAATTCTTCTTCGATAGAGGGTGGAAAATCGTGAGCTACAAAGATTTTAAAGACAGGAAGCCCTTCTTTTTCTGCAAGGGACTTACACAACTTTTCAAAACGCGAGATTTCTTTTTTAGAAGGTCTGACTTTGGCTTCGCCAAGGATAAGTACCCTTTCGCCATTGAGCTTGGCATAGCCGTAGATATTTAGCTGCCTTTCTTTCCCGCGGACTTTGACGTACTTTCTTAACAGGCGATCTTCTACTTTTAATCCATATTTTGAAAGTATGCCTGGCAAGGCCTTATAAGCGCGGTTCTCAAGGGTGTAGCCCACGGTATCAGAAAGCCCTTCTACACGTTCTTCCAGGCGGTCAAGCCTTTTAAGTGCCCCGCGCAATACTTCTTCGGTCTTCTTCTGGGCTTCGGCGAGCTCGTTAAGCCGCTCTTCGGTCTTCTTCTGGGCTTCGGCAAGCTCGTTAAGCCGCTCCTCGGTCTTCTTCTGGGCTTCTGCGAGTTCGTTGAGCCGCTCTTCGGTCTTCTTCTGGGCTTCTGCGAGTTCGTTGAGCCGCTCTTCGGTTCTCTTCTGGGCTTCAGCAAGCTCGTTTAGCCGCTTTTCGGTCTTCTTCTGGGCTTCGGCTAATTCGTTAATAGCCTGCCAAACACGACGGAAGTTTTCTTCTGTTCTTTCTGCAAAGGCTTCGAATCTCTTTTCAAAGGCCTCAAAATCTTTCTTGGTAAGACGCTCACCGAGTTCTTTGTCAATAAGGCCAAAAAACTCCGCAAGGGGTTCTCTCAGCTCAGGCGGGACTTTTTCAAGAATTTTCAGCAAACGGAGTTCGACATCCATATTCCAAAATTTAGCATAATTTGTTTTAAAGGGCTATTATTTTCAAAAATCTCTTTTTACCAACCCGCAGCACGTATTCTTTGCCCGCATCAAGGCTTATTTCCTCTGAAGAAACTTTTTCACCATTAAGGTGAATGCCTCCCTGAGAAATCAGCCTGCGTGCCTCTGAGGCGCTTTTTACCAGGCCCTGCTCTTTGAGAAAGCGCGGAAGATAAAGTTCTTTTGCTTCTGTCTTGACCTCTGGCATATCATCGGGCACACCGCCTTTGGCAAACACCTTTTCAAACTCCTGGGCAGCCTTTTCAGCGGCGCGAGGGCTGTGATACCGGGCGACTATTTCTTTAGCAAGCTGCATCTTAAGGTCCTTGGGATTAATCTTCCCTTGAGCGGTTTCCTCTTTCCACCTGGCTATTTGTTCAAGGGGAACATCAGTTAAAAGTTCGTAATAGCGCCACATGAGCTCATCACTAATAGACATAATTTTGCCGAACATTTCTTGGGGAGGCTCGGTAATACCAACATAATTGCCGAGCGATTTGCTCATTTTCTGTACCCCGTCGAGACCCTCAAGAATAGGCACCGTAATAATGACCTGGGGCTCTTGGCCGTATTCACGCTGGATATCGCGCCCTACAAGGAGGTTGAAAAGCTGGTCAGTGCCCCCAAGCTCTACATCAGCCTTAAGGGCTACAGAGTCGTAAGCCTGTATCAAAGGATAAATTAACTCGTGAATGCCAATGGGGCGGCCGGTTTCAAAACGTTTTTTGAAGTCTTCCCTTTCAAGGATGCGCGCCACGGTGTATTTGGCGCACAAACGAATAAAATCTTCGGCATTGAACTTGGACATCCACTCGCTGTTAAAAACCACTTTGGTTTTAGCTTCATCAAGGATTTTGAAAACCTGTTCAGCGTAAGTCTTGGCGTTTTCCAGAACCTGCTCACGGGTAAGGGGCGGACGTGTTTCTGAACGCCCAGAAGGATCACCGATCATCGCCGTAAAGTCACCAATAAGAAAATAAACTTCGTGGCCAAGGTCCTGAAAATGGCGCATCTTGCGCAGAAGAACCGTATGACCAAGATGAAGATCAGGGGCCGTGGGGTCAAAACCCGCTTTTATCCGCAGGGGGGTGCCTGTTTCCTGAGAACGTTTAAGTTTTGCAAGGAGTTCTTTTTCCTCGATAATATCAACGGTTCCGCGTTTAAGGTATTCAAGTTGCTCTTCAGGGGTCATTTTAGACGCCATTTCTTGCCTCCTCGTTTGATTAGGCTTCCAAAAATAACGCAAGGAGGCGTAGGTGCAAGGACTAACAAATACGTGGAAGGGGCTCACCACTAAGTGGAGGAACAGGGCGTTTTCCCCCAAAAGTTGTTTGTAGGTAAAGGCCTTGCGGCGAAGCCACCACCTCGCCTATTTCAGCGGCACCCTGGCATTCGTCAAACTGCCGTAAGAACCTGACTATCTCTCCTGAGAAGGAAGCCTCACAAACCAGGACAAAACGCCCCTCAGAGGCCAGGTACAAGGGATCTAAGCCAAGGATTTCACACCCGGCCTTAACCTGTGGCCTTATGGGAATCTTTTCTTCATAAAGGAAGATCCCCTTTTGCGAAGCCTGAGAGAATTCGTGAAGCACTGAAGCCAGGCCACCTCGGGTGGGATCGCGCATTACCCGCACGGCATCTTTGAATTCTTTTAAAAGCGCAGCACATACGTGATTTAAGGCCTGGGAATCACTTTTTAAGCCTTCCAGGCCCAAATTTTCTCGTGCGGCAAGGACCGCAAGGCCATGATCTGCAATAGGCCCAGAAACAATTACCTTATCGCCTTCTTTTATATGGCAGGGATCAAGAGAGACTCCCTGAGGTATTAACCCTATGCCTGTGGTGTTTATATAAACTTTATCTCCTTTGCCCCGGGGGACTACTTTGGTGTCTCCACAAACAATTTCTACCCCTGCCTTTTTAGCTGCCTCTGCCATAGAGGCGGCTATTTTTTTAAGTTCGTCAAGCAAAAGGCCTTCTTCAAGAATAAAGGCCGCTGAAAGATAAAGGGGCCGCGCCCCCACCATGGCCAGGTCGTTAACCGTGCCGTGGACCGCAAGGGAACCAATGTTTCCGCCAGGAAAAAAAATCGGATCAACTACAAAGCTGTCTGTGGTGAAGGCAAGGTTATTGCTTTCAAACGAAAGGACTGCACTATCAAGCAGAGGAACTTTTTTAAAACAAGCTAAAAAAACTTCCTTTATAAGGCGCTCGGTGGCCTTACCGCCGCTTCCATGTTCAAGGAGAATGATTTCGTCTATTCCCATACGCCGTCTATCTTTGCCCCGCACTTAGGACAGGTGCCGTGCTCTGTTAAGCGAAAACTATGCACCATAAACCCGTAACGTTCAATTAAAATTTCACCGCACTGCCAACAAAAAGTACTTTCACCTTCTTCGCCGGGCACGTTACCTGTGTAGACATACTTCAAGCCTACCTTTTTGCCAATCTCGTAGGCGCGTTTCAGGAGCTCCACCGGGGTAGCAGGGCGCGTAAGAAGTTGGTAGCGCGGATAAAAACGCGTTACGTGCCAAGGAGTCTCAGGACCAAGCTCTTCCTTAATAAAAGTCGCTATTTCCGTAAGCTCCCCTGGATCGTCATTTTCACCAGGGATAATAAGGGTGGTTACCTCAAGCCAGACCCCTTGGTTTTTCAGGTGTTTTAAGGTTTCAAGCACAGGCTTAAGCCTCGCCTTGCAGTGTTTGCGGTAAAACTCATCACGAAAAGACTTAAGATCAATGTTTGCCGCATGCAAATCAGGATAAATCATATCAAGGGCCTCTTTGGTCATGTAACCATTTGAAACAAAGACGTTCCTTAACCCAGCCTTAGTAGCCAGCTTGGCACAATCATAGGCAAATTCAAAAAAAACAGTTGGTTCGTTATAGGTGTAAGAAATTGTCTGGCAGGCAGTGGCAAGAGCAGCTTCAACCACGCCTTGGGCAGTAGCGTCTTCTCCTATAACCCTGCCTTCAATCCTGGGAAACTGGGAGATTTCATAGTTTTGACAAAAATCACATTGAAAATTACACCCTACGGTGCCGATAGAAAAGCTTCTTGAGCCGGGCAAAAAATGAAAAAGGGGTTTTTTCTCTATAGGATCGACGTGTTTGGCGATAATTTTGCCGTAAACCAAAGAATAAAGAATGCCATTTTCGTTGAAGCGCACGTGGCAGAGACCAAACTTACCCGGTGGAATCTGGCAAAAATGATTACAAAGCTTACACTTTACGTTCTTATCAGGGAGTTTCTCATAAAGTAAAGCCTCGCGCATATCCCCCTCCTATGTTGGGTTTCTTTTGTCACTAGGAGTACTTTTTATTTCAACATTGCTCTTTGGGATCCGTTCCTATTTTTCGACACAAAAAATGGGAACGGGTCCTAAATAACAAAATAGGCACGAGAAAGATTTTGTAAATTCACATTAAAGCTTTAGCCCCAAAATTACGAGAAAAAAGAAAAAAGTACCCAGGGAGGCGAAATGAGTAAGTCGCTCATTGTTGATGCGCTCGAAGCTTCGGTGACAGAAGTTATTTCCACTTTCACCGGCCAAAAACCAGAAATTGGGAAAAGTTTTATCAGAAAAGAAATTGAATCGCTAGGGGAAGTTTCTGCAATTCTTGGGCTAACCGGCAAGGGCTTTACTGGTACTTTTGTGGTCACTTTTGAAAAAGAATGCCTTTTTGATATTGTAGCTGCGCTTTTTGGCACACGCCCTGAAACCATAAACGACGAAACCAGAGACGCCGCCGGAGAGATGGCCAATATGATATGCGGTGCCTTTAGGCGGCGCTTTGAAAAACAAGGTATCAGCCTTCAAAGCTCAACCCCTGCCATTGTGAGCGGGGAAAATCACACCCTGGATATCCTTTGTAAGTCACAAAGGCTTGTCATTCCCTTTTCCGTTAACGGGTCAAAATTATTCGTTGAGTTTTGTCTGGATAAAAAATAGCCCTTTCATCTTGTTTTGGGCATATATGCCTTTTATGCTTTTCTTTCATGAAAATTTTAGTATTAGGTGGTATTAAAAGCGGAAAAAGTAGCTTTTCCCTAAAACTTGCTGAAAAATATCCCCAGCCTAAAATATTTCTTGCCACTGCAGAGCCCTTTGACACGGAAATGGCTGCCAAAATAAAAAAACACCGCCAAGAGCGCGGGAAAAACTGGCAAACTATCGAAACCCCCTTAGAGCTTGCTACCGCTTTAAAAACTATCGAAAACCCCGGGGTGGTGGTGCTTGATTGTCTTACTGTCTGGCTGGGAAATCTTTTTTACCACCAAAAAAACCTTACTTGTTACGTCGAAGACTTGCTCACAGCACTAAAAACCATAAATTTCCCTTTAATCATTGTCTCCAACGAAGTGGGCCTGGGACTTATGCCTGCTGAACACGAAACAAGAGTTTTTGCCGAAAATCTTGGGCTTCTTAATCAACGTGTGGCCAGACTGTGTGATGAGGTTTTTTTGCTGGTGGCTGGCAATCCTCTCAAAATCAAATAAAAAGTTCTAGTCAGAAGCTCAACTAGTGTTAGAATAGCTGCCAAATGTAAATTATTCTCAACTAATGGAGGTTGATATGCCAACACGTGAAGAAATAATGGAAGCCCTTAAAAAGGTCAAAGATCCGGAGCTTGGACGGAGCCTTCCTGACCTCGGCATGATTCGCGACGTAAAGATCGACGGAGACAAAGTCATCGTCACCGTAGCCCTTACCATTGCAGGCTGCCCAATGAAAAAGCGCATTTCCGACGATGTTAAAAAGGCTGTCTCTGAAGTGCCCGGAGTAAAAGAAGTTGAAGTTGAGTTAACCACCATGACTCCTGAAGAAAGGGAAAAAATATTTGGCAAAAAGAAACCAATCGACGAAAAAAAGGCCTTAAAAGACGTTCGTCACATTATTGCCGTGGCTAGTGGCAAGGGGGGCGTAGGGAAAACCACCGTAGCGGTAAATCTTGCGGTAGCCCTTGCCAAAAAGGGATATAAAGTTGGCATCCTTGATGCTGATATTTACGGGCCCAATGTCCCGCTGCTCATGGGTCTTGAAGGCGAAAGGCCCTTTACCAGAGACAATCTTCTTATTCCACCTGAACGTTACGGCATTAAAGTGATGTCTTTTGGTTTTTTGGCCCCTGAAGGCCAGGCTATTATCTGGCGTGGGCCGTTAGTACACCGTGCGCTTTCAGAACTTGCCGAAGTAGTGGATTGGGGTGTGCTTGACTTCCTAGTGGTTGACCTTCCCCCTGGCACAGGGGATGCCCCTTTAACCGTGGCTCAGGTCTTTCCTTTGCGCGGAGTTGTTATCGTGACCACCCCTCAAAAAGTAGCGATCTCTGACGTGGTGCGCTCGGTAGATATGTTTAACGAGCTTGGCACCCGCATCTTCGGGATCGTGGAAAATATGTCTTACCTAAAAACCATCGGCCCTGATGGCAAAGAACAAATAATCCCGGTTTTTGGCGAAGGTGGCGGTGAAAAACTTGCCCGGGATCTTCGCGTTCCGTTTCTTGGTAAAATCCCTCTTGACCCAGATATTGCCAAAAGTGGTGAGGTTGGAAAACCCGCAGCCCTTGACCCTGAAAGCGAGATAGGAAAAGCTTTTGCTGATATTGCCGAAAAAATCGTAAAGGCATCTCTTGAGTTTGAAAAAATGGGAAGCTGTGGACTTAAAAAGGCATGATGACGGTTTACGAAAGACTCCTTGAAAAAGCGCTTTCCAAAGGCCGAGGCCGCATAGTAGCCGATGTACGCATCGGCCTCGGCTATACCGCAGTAAAACTTGACAACGGAAACATTGGTCTTGCCTATACGATTATCGAAGGCAAAAAAAGCTGTAACGTCCTTGAACCAGAAGTAACTTTTGCTGGCAAGCCTGCTGATATCGTGGCCAAATATTTTCTATCTGCCAACAACATTGAAGCTGCCGTAGGGCTGGCCACCATAAATGCCATCTTAAACACAGAACGAGACGACTATCTCTTTGAAGATCCTCTTACGCTTGCCAATATTTCTCCTGAAGACAAAGTAGCCATGGTTGGATTTTTTGAACCCCTTGCAGCCCGCTTAAAAGGCAAAGTAGCGGAATTCTGGATCTTTGAACGCGAACCTGCAAGATTTACCGAGACCCTTAGAGAAGCTGACATGTTTGACTATCTCCCTCAGGCAAGCGTAGCCATTGTCACGGCCGTAACCCTGATTAACAAAACCCTGGAAGAAATACTTGATTATCTTGGCAATGCCCGCGAAGTCATACTTCTTGGAGGAAGCACCCCTCTTTTTCCTCAAGTTTTTCACGACTATCCCATAACTATCCTCTCAGGGCTTTTGACAAAAAATAACGAAATACTAAGGGTTGTAAGCGAAGCTAAAGGAATGAAGGCCTTTAAACCATTTGTAAAAAAGGTTAGTCTTAGGATCAAATGAACCTTCCAGAATTCACCTTAAAAGAAAAAATTGAACTTTTAGCAGGAATTATTCTTTGCATTCTTTTTAGTATCCGTTACTACCCTGAAAACCTAGAAAGAACCTTTTATGAGTCTTTTCGCTGGATGTTTAGCTTCTTTGTCTATAGTGGTCTCATGGCTTACATGTTTCACGGCTTTTGCCGCAAGATCTTGAAACAGACATTTTCCCTGAAGACAGGGATAAAAATGACCATCTGGCTGGCCCTTTTGTCCGCCATTGTCCAGTCCATGCATGAAATGCTAAAGCATCAACCTTAATCTTCTAAAGGCCCCACGGTAACCAAAACATAAGGTTTGTTTTCAAGATATTTTTTAGCAACTTCTGAAATATCTTCCCATTCAACATTTTGGATTTTCTGGATATAACGCAAGCCATAATTATAACCAAGCCCTAAAACTTCGTTTACGGCCTGATCCATAGCTTGCGACATGTTAGTTTGAAGGCCGGTAATATAGCGGCCCACCAACCAACGTTTGGCCCGTTTGATCTCTTCGTCGGTAACACCTTCTTGGTTAACCTTGGCAATTTCGCGCCAAAGCCCAGAAAGGGCTAACTTTTTCTTCGCAGGTTCTGTGGCAATGTAAAATCCTATACCACCGGTGTTGATACCCAAAGTAAGAAATGAGGTTACAGAGTATGCCAGGGCTTCCTCATCGCGCAGAGTTTTAAACAACCTGCCTCCCTGCCCGGCAAGCACAGCATTAAGTACTTCCATGGCATACCGGTCCTCGGAAAACATACTTGGCCCTCTAAAACCCAAAATCAAATGGACTTGCTCTCTGTCGATATTGATGGTTGAAAGCTTGGGTTCAAGAAGTGGCTCAGGCTCTTTATCTTCAGGAAGGGGCTTAGCTTCCTTTTGCCAGGTACCAAAATATTTTTCTAGAAGCGGCATAATTTTTTCAGGATCAACATCTCCTACGATGGAAAGAACGCCGCGAGATGGTGCAACATAATCTTCATAGGCCTTTTTAATGGCTTCCGCATGGAGATTTTCGATAACATCGCGAGAACCTAGGATATTTAAGCCGTAAGGATGTGGAGCAAAAAGTAAGCGATAAAATTCCCTGATAGCAAGCTGGAGGGGATCATCTTCCTGACGGGCTAAGGCAGCCAACAGCTCTGGCTTTAATTTTTCGAGCTCGGACTCAGAAAAGGCAGGCTTTTCAGCAACTTCCGCAAAAAGACTTAGTGCTTTTTCTAAATTTTCAGAAAGGAAGCTTCCCTTTAGGCCAAAGGTATTTCTTCCAGAAAATCCAGCAATTTCTCCCCCCATGGATTCCACCAAAGTAGCCAGCATATCCGCTGATTTTTCAAGAGTGCCTTTAGTCCACAAAGAGGCAAGCGCGCGGAACAGGCCGTTTGTCTTTTCGGTTTCAAAACGTAAGCCTCCAGGAAAAACAAGGGCCATAGAAAAAGCAGGAACGTCTTTTTGGGGGGTAATAAGAACAGTTAAGCCGTTGGCAAGCTTCTTTTTGACCGTTGGGGAAACCCAATGTTCCATCCCAGGTGAAATCCCTGAGGCCTCCATTTCCGCTTCTTCAACAAGGACCTGTAAATCTTCTGGAGAAATAAGTTGAGAGACATTTTGAGCCAAAAGCCCCGCTACTACTGCTTGAGGCGTAAAATACTTTTCGGCAACTTCTTTTATCTGGGCGGCGGTTACTTTTTTAATAGCCTCAAGGTACTTTTTGGCTTTAAGTGGATCCCCTGTAAGAATTTCAAAAGCGCCTAGTTTGCGCGCCTCTCCCTGCATGGTTTCACGACTATAGACGAAATCAGCAGCAACCATGGTCTTGGCTTTTTCAAGTTCTTCAGGGAGCACCGGGTCATATTTCAGACGAAAAATCTCAACCAGGGATTCTTTGATAGCTTCCCGCAAGTTCTCTGGTGGAGCGGTGCCAGCTACCTCAAAAAGCCCTGGGCCCTTGGGGGTAAAAGTGTAAGCGTAAATAGTGTGGACTATTCCCTTTTCACGGCGAAGTTGTTGATAAAGACGCGAAGACTCTCCTTGACCTAAAAGCACGGCAATGACATCCATTACCGGGGCTTCTGGTTTAAGGATACTCGGTCCGGGCAGGGCCAGATGAAAATAACCTTCTTTTACGTCTCTATCTAAAGTCACCAAGGCTGGTTCTTTCTTAGGAGGTTCTTGCGGAAAATTTACAACTTGAGGAGGAAGCTTTGGCTCGTTACCAAAGTAAGAGGCAATCTTGGCAAGGGCTTGCTCAGCGTTCACATCACCTACCACAACCACCGCCATATGCACTGGACGATATCTGCGGGCCATATAATCGAGAATATCTTTACGGGTGATGGCTTTTACCGTCTCAGGATAGCCAATAATTGGACGGCGATAGGGATATTTGAGATAGGCCTTTTGCATGACAGCTTCTGCAAGAGCAAGAGCCGGCCGGTCATTTCTCATGCGCATTTCTTCAAGGACCACCTGCTTTTCACGTTCTAGCTCCTGCGGATCAAAAATCGAATGAAAAATGGCATCTGAAAGGACATCAAGGGCGGTTTCTAATATCTCCCGCGGGCCTGTCACATAATAACAGGTATAATCGTAAGAGGTGAAAGCGTTAATGCTTCCGCCAAAACTTTCGATGGTGGAGGCAATTTCTCCGGGCTTACGCTTCTCGGTACCTTTGAAAATCATGTGTTCAATAAGGTGCGTAATACCAGCTTCGCTGTCTTTCTCGTAGGCACTTCCAGCCTTTACCCACACTTGAACAGCCACTACCGGAGCACGGTGGTTCTCCTCGACTATAACGGTTAGACCATTGCCTAGAACCGTTTTGTAAAGACCCGGAGCTATTTCCATAGCGCGAACCCCAGTTGAAAAAATTAAAAAAGAGAGGCCCAAAAGTAGCATCCATATATACCGCATAACCGCCTCCTTTCTTTTGACAACTCAACTTTAATTTTCGGTTTTCTGCAAGATTATAGCAAGCAGGTAGAGTATTTTTTTTATTTTCGTAAAAAAATGCCAAGCTTTTTCTTTTCAAAAAGTTTGACAGTTTGATTCAATTTTGATAGGGGATGTTCTTGAATGTTTCGATATTTTTTAATCAAAATTTTTGTTAGGAGGGAGGGAATGCATGTCTGACTTCAAAGAAGCAATCTCAAGGAGTTGGAAGGCTTTTGCTCAGTCAAACTGGTCTCCCATGATGGGTGGTATCTTGCTCGCTATTTTTTGTGTTTTCTTAGAAGCATGGTATCGCCCCTGGGGAATTGTCGGAGGTCTTAGAAACTGGGCAGATTGGCTCTTTTACGGCATAGGTTTTTATGAAGACGCTCCCCCTCATCCTTTGGAGTTCTCATCATCTGTATTGAATATCGGATATATATGGGGAGCGATGATATCTGCCATGCTTGCTCGTGAATTCGGATTACGTTTTCCCCCAAAAATCGAGTACGTAAAAGCAATTGTTAGCGGTATTCTCATGGGTCTTGGTTCTGCCTTGGCCATGGGTTGTAACGTTGGAGGATACTATGTAGCAATCCAAAATCTTGCAGCAAACGGCTTTTTAATGGCTATAGGGTTAACTTTTGGTGTTATCGTAGGAATTAAATATCTTTACTGGGAATTGGAACATTTCCCTTCAAGTGGCGGTTTTGAAATAAGTTTTCGAAAGATTAGCCCTTACATTGGCTTTCTATTGTTTGTGGGTCTTATTGTAGCTACTTATGCCTATTTCCGAAGCGATTTGGACAACGGCGAAGTCCTGGGTGGATGTCTAATAATTACCGCTGGCATTGGTTACGTCATTCACCGCAGTCGTTTCTGTATGGTCAATGGTTTCCGTGAACCCTTTATGACAGGCGAAGCCTCCATGGGTAAAGCCATTATGGTAAGCATCATTATTGGAGCCATTGGTGTATCTATCCTCAAGTATCAAGAAATCCGGCCGGAAATGATGTACGTGACCCCGACCTTTGGTTTGGGTGCCCTTTTGGGAGGCTTTATCTTTGGCGCAGCCATGGTTGTAGCTGGTGGGTGCGGCTCTGGTGCTCTTTGGCGTGTTGCTGAAGGCCAAATCAAGCTCTGGGTAGTTGCTTTCTTCTTCGCTTTGTCAAACTCTCTTATACGTCACTATTTCGCAGAATATGACGTTATTGAAAACGGATACCTTGGTAAAGCCGTCTTTATGCCAGAGTACTTAGGCTATGGAGGAACATTGTTTCTAATTACTCTTATTTGTGTCGTTTGGTACATCATTATCGATTGGAATGAAGATTCCAATAAGATGGTCATAGAAATGTAAATAATAAAAACTAAAAGGAGGATAAGCTATGTCTGATGTCAAAGTAGCCCCAGAAGGAATTACCCCAGATGTAACTCTTGATTGTAAGGGTCTTTCTTGTCCTATGCCTTTGCTTAAAACCAAAAAGGCTGTTCAGAAGATGAAACCTGGCCAGATCTTAGAAGTATTGGGGACTGACCCTGGTTCTAAGAACGACTTGCCTGGCTGGTGTGAAAGGGCTGGCCACGAGTTTCTTGGGGTCCGCGAAGAAGGAGGGTTCTTCCGCTTTTATATCAAAGTAGGCGGATAACCACAGCTTCAATACAAAATTAGGAGGTGTTTTTATGTCTAGCAGAGATCCGGACAAATTGGGCATTTTTGTAACCACGCCCCAGTATATGAACCACTTGATGAAAATAGTAGAAGCAGCCCAAAGGGCTGGCAAAAAAGTAAAAGTGTTTTTTACTTTCAAGGCGGTTCATTTAACCAAACAACCTGATTTTCCCAAGTTAGTACAAATGATCCCTGAAGAAGACCTAGCCATCTGTGCAGATTCTTATACCTGCGAAGGTTTTGATCTTGAAACTGATATTCCAGGGGGCATGAAGCCTTCTCAGTTGCGCACACAGGCTTTTCACGGACAAATCTTGGAAGAATGTGGCGCATACTTAGTGCTTTAAAGGAGGGATAAATATGGAATCTTTAAAGATTTATTTTTTAGTAGCAAACAGAATTTACATTACTGACTGTATTAGATCCACCCTGGGACAGTCAGTAGAAAACCACTATTCTCACTGTTGTGTGTTTTACAACAAAATGCCGCGTCTCACAGACTATGTCAAAGAAAATATCGAATGGATTCGCGATATGGAAGGTGAAGTATATTGTGTGGTAGATACTATCGCAGACGAAGAAGCAAAAAAATACAACATTGAAGAAGCCGGACTCACTCCTATTACTCTCGAAGAACTAGCCCAAAAATTAAAAGAGGCAGACGTTGTTATTGGATACGGCATGCCCAAACAAAAGAAAGATCCTCCACCAGCTTGTGCTGATTAATTCCTAAGAGGAGGGATACGAAATGAAGATTCTTCACGTATATCGTAACGAACCAACAGACGAAGTAAAAAAGTTAGTAGAAATTTTAAACGAGGGTAACGAAGCCCAAGAGTTTAAGCTTTATGAAGCAAAAGAAGATGCAGATTACGACAAATTAATTCAGCTGATATTTGAAGCTGACAAAACCATTAGCTGGTGGTAAAAGTCTAACAGGAGCAGGCATTTGGCCTGCTCCTATTTGGCTATTTGGTCAAGTTTTTGAGACCACATAAAGAGCTTAAACAGTAAAAGCGCAAGCCCAATCCTCAAAACCCACATATACCACGGACTGTTTTTAAAATAATAGACTACAAACTTAAAAAATCGCTTCACGAGACCCTCTCTATTTCATAAATTGCCGGAAGATGGCGATATTTTTCTGCAAAATCAAGCCCATACCCCACTAAAAAACCCTTGGGAACATAAAAACCGCGATAATCAATCGAAATTTCTACCTCACGGCGCTCAGGCTTATCTATCAAACAACAAACT of the Thermodesulfatator atlanticus DSM 21156 genome contains:
- a CDS encoding M16 family metallopeptidase → MRYIWMLLLGLSFLIFSTGVRAMEIAPGLYKTVLGNGLTVIVEENHRAPVVAVQVWVKAGSAYEKDSEAGITHLIEHMIFKGTEKRKPGEIASTIESFGGSINAFTSYDYTCYYVTGPREILETALDVLSDAIFHSIFDPQELEREKQVVLEEMRMRNDRPALALAEAVMQKAYLKYPYRRPIIGYPETVKAITRKDILDYMARRYRPVHMAVVVVGDVNAEQALAKIASYFGNEPKLPPQVVNFPQEPPKKEPALVTLDRDVKEGYFHLALPGPSILKPEAPVMDVIAVLLGQGESSRLYQQLRREKGIVHTIYAYTFTPKGPGLFEVAGTAPPENLREAIKESLVEIFRLKYDPVLPEELEKAKTMVAADFVYSRETMQGEARKLGAFEILTGDPLKAKKYLEAIKKVTAAQIKEVAEKYFTPQAVVAGLLAQNVSQLISPEDLQVLVEEAEMEASGISPGMEHWVSPTVKKKLANGLTVLITPQKDVPAFSMALVFPGGLRFETEKTNGLFRALASLWTKGTLEKSADMLATLVESMGGEIAGFSGRNTFGLKGSFLSENLEKALSLFAEVAEKPAFSESELEKLKPELLAALARQEDDPLQLAIREFYRLLFAPHPYGLNILGSRDVIENLHAEAIKKAYEDYVAPSRGVLSIVGDVDPEKIMPLLEKYFGTWQKEAKPLPEDKEPEPLLEPKLSTINIDREQVHLILGFRGPSMFSEDRYAMEVLNAVLAGQGGRLFKTLRDEEALAYSVTSFLTLGINTGGIGFYIATEPAKKKLALSGLWREIAKVNQEGVTDEEIKRAKRWLVGRYITGLQTNMSQAMDQAVNEVLGLGYNYGLRYIQKIQNVEWEDISEVAKKYLENKPYVLVTVGPLED
- a CDS encoding YeeE/YedE thiosulfate transporter family protein; this encodes MSDFKEAISRSWKAFAQSNWSPMMGGILLAIFCVFLEAWYRPWGIVGGLRNWADWLFYGIGFYEDAPPHPLEFSSSVLNIGYIWGAMISAMLAREFGLRFPPKIEYVKAIVSGILMGLGSALAMGCNVGGYYVAIQNLAANGFLMAIGLTFGVIVGIKYLYWELEHFPSSGGFEISFRKISPYIGFLLFVGLIVATYAYFRSDLDNGEVLGGCLIITAGIGYVIHRSRFCMVNGFREPFMTGEASMGKAIMVSIIIGAIGVSILKYQEIRPEMMYVTPTFGLGALLGGFIFGAAMVVAGGCGSGALWRVAEGQIKLWVVAFFFALSNSLIRHYFAEYDVIENGYLGKAVFMPEYLGYGGTLFLITLICVVWYIIIDWNEDSNKMVIEM
- a CDS encoding sulfurtransferase TusA family protein, which encodes MSDVKVAPEGITPDVTLDCKGLSCPMPLLKTKKAVQKMKPGQILEVLGTDPGSKNDLPGWCERAGHEFLGVREEGGFFRFYIKVGG